One Helicobacter cetorum MIT 00-7128 DNA window includes the following coding sequences:
- a CDS encoding glycosyltransferase family 2 protein: MDCVSGGLRTKGIIKQNLENLVSIVTVVYNAQDLLEKTILSVLEQDYENMEYIIIDGGSNDKTLEIIEKYSDRIDYYISEKDKGIKYAKGRWINFMNAGDIFKHKSVLSDIFSEKIDPKSAVICGCYEFDTIKGVFFPERQLELVKYGNLLTLHQSMFFNAEILKEDIFYDVNFKISADNDMMMRLVKHKYLVHFSAVVVCVFDMTGISSRAHNRLEKYQIIYKNFGILGVFKALLFNRICMVGVK, encoded by the coding sequence TTGGATTGCGTTAGTGGTGGATTGAGAACAAAGGGTATCATTAAGCAAAATTTAGAAAACCTTGTCAGTATTGTTACCGTTGTGTATAACGCACAAGATTTGTTAGAAAAAACGATATTGAGTGTATTGGAGCAAGATTATGAAAATATGGAATATATCATTATAGATGGTGGCTCAAACGATAAAACATTAGAAATTATAGAAAAATATTCTGATAGGATAGATTACTATATAAGCGAAAAAGATAAGGGCATTAAATATGCTAAGGGGCGTTGGATAAACTTTATGAATGCGGGTGATATTTTTAAGCACAAAAGCGTTTTAAGCGATATTTTTAGTGAAAAAATAGACCCAAAAAGTGCTGTAATTTGTGGGTGTTATGAATTTGATACTATTAAAGGAGTTTTCTTTCCAGAGCGCCAATTAGAATTAGTGAAGTATGGAAATTTACTCACATTGCATCAGAGTATGTTTTTTAATGCAGAGATTTTAAAAGAAGATATTTTTTATGATGTCAATTTTAAGATTAGTGCGGATAATGATATGATGATGCGTTTAGTTAAGCATAAGTATTTAGTGCATTTTAGTGCGGTGGTGGTATGTGTGTTTGATATGACAGGCATTTCTTCAAGGGCGCATAATAGATTGGAAAAATATCAAATTATTTATAAAAATTTTGGTATTTTAGGGGTGTTTAAAGCATTATTGTTTAATCGGATTTGTATGGTTGGTGTGAAGTAG
- a CDS encoding glycosyltransferase: MPLLNQYCYYSKQKAYQKIPNLHIIGLSQWLSSCAKESTLLKDKFHYCLPNCVDTNLFKPLDKAFCKSLLNISSTKKLVGFGAINATQDNNKGIDLLLEALKLLDKNLDIECVIFGANEPTNPIDLGFKTHFLGHLNDEFSLIALYNLLDCVIVPSRQENLSNVIMESLSCATPVVGFNIGGNSDLIEHKMNGYLAKPFETQDLKEGIEWVINAPNYEELCQNARKKVLENFSDEVVAQKYIKLYEEILKR; this comes from the coding sequence TCAAAAAATTCCTAATCTGCATATTATAGGCTTAAGCCAGTGGCTTAGTAGTTGTGCTAAAGAAAGCACTCTTTTAAAAGATAAGTTTCATTACTGCTTGCCTAATTGTGTGGATACAAATCTATTCAAGCCTTTAGATAAGGCATTTTGCAAAAGCCTTTTAAATATCTCTTCTACTAAAAAGCTTGTTGGGTTTGGGGCTATAAATGCGACACAAGATAATAATAAGGGGATAGATTTATTATTAGAAGCCTTGAAACTTTTAGATAAAAATTTAGACATTGAATGCGTGATTTTTGGGGCTAATGAGCCTACAAACCCTATTGATTTGGGTTTTAAAACACATTTTTTGGGGCATTTAAACGATGAGTTTAGTTTAATAGCTCTATATAATCTTTTAGATTGTGTGATTGTGCCAAGCCGCCAAGAAAATTTAAGTAATGTCATTATGGAAAGTCTATCGTGTGCTACGCCGGTTGTTGGCTTTAATATAGGGGGTAATAGCGATTTAATAGAGCATAAAATGAATGGCTATTTAGCCAAACCTTTTGAAACACAAGATTTAAAAGAAGGCATAGAATGGGTAATAAACGCCCCTAATTATGAAGAATTGTGTCAAAACGCTAGAAAAAAAGTGTTAGAAAACTTTAGCGATGAAGTGGTAGCACAAAAATATATTAAGTTGTATGAAGAGATTTTAAAGAGGTAA